The following proteins are co-located in the Nonlabens ponticola genome:
- a CDS encoding adenylosuccinate lyase, translated as MDRRELYNRLEPLKAYKADRVDLCNLVVEYHQIPELIEFCHPKHDVSHQACWVLEQVFLLHEEKCLPHLGSLINLFALPINHSGMRSLLKISLLICQQFYHKKSSPYDELLTIDMRATLLDGCFGELIAATGKSANLIFATKSLYLLGQDFSWVHEQLPDAIEKHLDNPDNKGYRSGAIAIIKKLE; from the coding sequence ATGGATCGCCGAGAACTCTACAATCGCCTAGAACCGCTCAAAGCTTACAAGGCAGATCGAGTCGATCTATGCAATCTAGTGGTAGAATATCATCAGATTCCTGAGCTCATTGAGTTTTGTCATCCCAAACATGACGTTTCGCATCAAGCCTGCTGGGTACTGGAACAAGTATTCCTACTCCATGAGGAAAAGTGTTTACCACACTTAGGCTCACTGATTAATCTCTTTGCCTTGCCTATCAACCATTCAGGTATGCGATCCTTGCTCAAAATCTCATTGCTTATATGCCAGCAATTTTATCATAAAAAATCAAGCCCTTATGATGAGCTTCTTACAATAGACATGCGCGCAACGCTGCTCGACGGTTGTTTTGGTGAATTAATTGCAGCAACAGGAAAGTCGGCTAATTTGATATTTGCTACCAAGTCGCTGTATTTATTGGGACAAGATTTTTCATGGGTTCACGAGCAATTGCCAGACGCGATTGAAAAACATCTTGATAATCCAGATAATAAAGGATACCGCAGCGGTGCTATTGCCATCATTAAAAAGCTGGAATAA
- a CDS encoding 16S rRNA (uracil(1498)-N(3))-methyltransferase, which yields MQLFYYPQASRDVSNLSLEKEDTRHMTKVLRKKAGDQINITNGLGDLFNGKIDSITSNRTVIELTHIKHVSRPQPELHIAIAPTKMNDRMEWFIEKATEMGITTITPILCENSERRKINVERFDRIAISAMKQSLQFHKPVINKLTSIDEFLEIQKLGNRFIAHCEDQDKTFIDDALEVNKDACILIGPEGDFSTQEIKKAIESDFIPIALGNNRLRTETAGIYAVTAFNLINKHRS from the coding sequence ATGCAGCTCTTTTATTACCCACAGGCATCACGAGATGTAAGCAATTTATCTCTAGAAAAGGAGGACACGAGACACATGACAAAAGTCTTGAGAAAAAAAGCTGGTGATCAAATCAATATCACAAATGGTCTAGGAGATCTATTTAACGGCAAGATAGATAGTATTACTTCTAATCGTACCGTGATAGAATTGACTCATATAAAGCACGTCTCACGACCTCAACCTGAACTGCACATTGCCATTGCACCTACCAAGATGAACGACCGAATGGAATGGTTCATTGAAAAAGCAACTGAAATGGGTATCACCACCATCACTCCTATTCTATGTGAGAATAGTGAGCGCCGCAAGATCAATGTAGAGCGATTTGATAGGATAGCGATAAGTGCCATGAAACAATCTTTGCAGTTTCACAAACCAGTAATCAATAAGCTGACTAGCATTGATGAATTTTTAGAAATTCAAAAGCTTGGAAATCGATTTATCGCACATTGTGAGGATCAGGATAAAACTTTTATTGATGATGCGCTGGAAGTGAATAAAGATGCATGCATCCTTATAGGTCCAGAAGGAGATTTTTCAACGCAAGAAATAAAGAAAGCTATAGAATCAGATTTTATTCCCATAGCTCTGGGTAATAATAGATTACGCACTGAAACCGCAGGCATCTATGCCGTAACTGCCTTTAATTTGATCAATAAGCATCGCTCATAG
- a CDS encoding SIR2 family NAD-dependent protein deacylase: MKKVVALTGAGISAESGISTFRDADGLWEGHDVMEVASPQGWAANPELVLDFYNKRRAQLKEVEPNEAHYCLAALERNCDVHIITQNVDDLHERAGSTNVIHLHGELLKARGTKDLNTVVDWVDDIAISDKATDGSQLRPHIVWFGEDVPMMDIAIDTIHDADIVIIIGTSLQVYPAAGLMHYAPSHAMTYLVDPNPCFAGNEHLKVIVQAATQGVPKVCDMITMEF; encoded by the coding sequence ATGAAGAAAGTCGTCGCACTTACAGGAGCAGGCATCAGTGCCGAAAGTGGTATCTCGACCTTTAGAGACGCCGATGGTTTATGGGAAGGCCACGATGTCATGGAGGTAGCATCACCACAAGGTTGGGCAGCAAATCCTGAACTTGTTCTAGATTTTTATAATAAGCGACGAGCGCAACTTAAGGAAGTAGAACCTAATGAAGCGCATTACTGCCTAGCAGCACTAGAACGTAATTGTGACGTTCATATAATTACCCAAAATGTAGATGACCTACACGAGCGTGCTGGCTCAACTAATGTTATCCATTTGCATGGTGAGCTTCTCAAAGCTCGTGGCACCAAAGACTTGAATACAGTGGTAGATTGGGTTGATGATATAGCGATAAGTGACAAGGCTACTGATGGTAGTCAGCTGCGACCACACATCGTTTGGTTTGGAGAAGATGTACCCATGATGGATATTGCCATTGACACGATCCATGATGCAGATATTGTGATAATCATAGGCACCTCACTACAAGTATATCCAGCCGCTGGTTTGATGCATTACGCACCATCGCATGCCATGACATATCTCGTTGATCCTAATCCTTGTTTTGCAGGAAATGAGCATCTCAAAGTTATTGTACAAGCAGCCACTCAAGGCGTTCCTAAGGTTTGTGATATGATCACGATGGAATTCTAG
- a CDS encoding YqaE/Pmp3 family membrane protein has product MGIITIILNIILPPVSVALNKGLGKDFLINLLLTILGIIPGIIHAFYVTSK; this is encoded by the coding sequence ATGGGAATTATTACCATCATCTTGAACATCATATTACCACCTGTGAGTGTAGCGCTCAATAAAGGATTAGGTAAGGACTTCTTAATCAATCTACTACTTACCATTCTAGGGATTATTCCTGGAATTATCCACGCATTTTATGTGACGTCAAAGTAG
- a CDS encoding class I SAM-dependent methyltransferase — MNKLLLQPKVRTYLMDHLHTNVADFILKSHPFEEISSQELAQQLFGLQKARKKLPEWFENKNILYPPKVNLEQSSSSTTAIYKSQIASGESMIDVTGGMGVDVYAFAKAYKSTIHLELDEQLQALTAHNLEALKTNTKSYHGDGIEFLKRLDKQVDLLYVDPSRKTAASSKAVCLQDYEPNIIQHADLLLQKGKKILIKTSPMLDITAGMKELQYVAEIHVVAVKNEVRELLWLLDPQAIKLIYKAVNLETNQSPFAYEDDLDIDIAFSEPKTYVYEPNAAIMKLQAFAQVARQFQIDKLDQDAHLFTSDKLIDFPGRCFEVMEVLPFKPKEIKRKFQKQAFTVVTRNSRLTANQLRAKYQLKEDAKNYLFFTSSKSLGAIVIKAIRI; from the coding sequence ATGAACAAGCTGTTGCTACAGCCTAAGGTACGCACCTACTTAATGGATCATCTGCATACTAATGTTGCAGATTTCATTCTCAAATCGCACCCTTTTGAAGAAATATCTAGCCAGGAATTAGCCCAACAACTTTTTGGCTTGCAAAAGGCTCGCAAGAAATTGCCCGAGTGGTTTGAAAATAAGAATATTCTGTATCCACCTAAAGTCAATCTGGAGCAAAGCAGTTCGAGTACTACCGCGATCTACAAATCCCAAATAGCCAGTGGTGAGTCCATGATCGATGTCACTGGTGGAATGGGTGTTGACGTTTATGCTTTCGCGAAAGCTTACAAATCAACCATCCATTTAGAACTCGACGAGCAATTGCAAGCATTGACGGCTCATAACCTAGAGGCACTAAAAACAAACACAAAAAGTTATCACGGCGACGGCATAGAATTCTTAAAAAGACTAGACAAGCAAGTGGATTTGCTATACGTCGATCCCAGCAGAAAAACAGCGGCAAGTTCCAAAGCAGTGTGTTTGCAAGATTATGAACCCAACATCATCCAGCACGCCGATCTATTACTGCAAAAGGGTAAGAAGATCCTGATTAAAACATCACCCATGCTGGATATCACAGCAGGTATGAAAGAGTTACAATATGTAGCAGAAATTCACGTCGTTGCCGTTAAAAACGAAGTCAGGGAATTGCTATGGCTACTGGATCCACAGGCTATAAAATTGATCTACAAGGCAGTAAATCTAGAAACAAATCAATCACCGTTTGCTTATGAGGATGATCTAGACATAGATATTGCTTTTTCAGAACCTAAAACATATGTGTACGAGCCCAACGCGGCCATCATGAAGCTGCAGGCATTTGCTCAGGTGGCACGGCAGTTTCAAATCGATAAACTAGATCAAGACGCGCACCTATTTACCAGCGATAAGCTCATCGACTTTCCTGGACGCTGCTTTGAGGTTATGGAAGTGCTACCCTTCAAGCCTAAGGAAATCAAACGCAAATTCCAGAAGCAGGCATTTACCGTAGTGACAAGAAACTCGCGACTCACGGCCAACCAATTGCGAGCGAAATATCAGCTCAAGGAAGATGCAAAAAATTATCTATTTTTCACGAGCTCAAAGTCCTTAGGAGCTATCGTCATTAAAGCCATAAGAATCTAA
- the mazG gene encoding nucleoside triphosphate pyrophosphohydrolase, whose amino-acid sequence MASRKEQLAALDRLLTIMDELREQCPWDKKQTLQSLRHLTIEETYELGDAILDNDMEEIPKELGDLLLHIVFYAKIGSETNDFDIASVAHGICDKLVSRHPHIYGDVVVANEEEVKQNWEALKLKEGKKSVLEGVPKSLPALVKSSRIQDKVAGVGFDWEHPEQVKEKLEEELEELQEEVDKGDKDAIEAEFGDVLFSLVNYAKHLGVNPEDALERTNKKFIKRFQYLESKAGELGKKLGDMTLDEMDVFWNEAKSLP is encoded by the coding sequence ATGGCTTCACGTAAAGAGCAACTCGCAGCGCTGGATAGATTATTGACGATCATGGACGAGTTGCGAGAGCAGTGTCCATGGGATAAAAAGCAAACCCTACAATCCTTGAGGCATTTGACCATTGAGGAAACCTATGAACTAGGCGATGCGATCCTGGATAACGATATGGAGGAAATACCTAAGGAGCTGGGTGATTTGTTGTTGCATATCGTGTTTTATGCAAAGATCGGTTCAGAAACTAATGACTTTGATATCGCTAGTGTTGCTCATGGCATTTGCGATAAATTGGTTTCTAGGCATCCGCACATTTATGGTGATGTAGTAGTGGCAAATGAAGAAGAAGTGAAGCAAAATTGGGAAGCGTTAAAACTGAAGGAAGGTAAAAAAAGTGTTTTGGAAGGTGTGCCCAAAAGTTTGCCAGCCCTGGTAAAAAGCTCCAGAATTCAAGACAAGGTAGCTGGCGTGGGCTTTGACTGGGAACATCCAGAACAGGTAAAGGAAAAGCTTGAAGAAGAGCTAGAGGAATTACAAGAAGAAGTAGATAAAGGCGACAAGGACGCTATTGAGGCCGAATTTGGCGATGTGCTATTCTCACTCGTGAATTACGCCAAGCATCTAGGCGTCAATCCAGAAGATGCGCTGGAACGCACCAATAAAAAATTCATCAAACGCTTTCAATACCTTGAATCAAAAGCTGGCGAGTTAGGTAAGAAATTGGGCGATATGACGCTGGATGAAATGGACGTATTCTGGAATGAGGCAAAGTCACTACCATAA
- a CDS encoding thioredoxin family protein, whose translation MKHIVLSFLSLLALTSAQAQDYITDDQVESKIMAQDDELKVFYFTATWCGPCKYMKPFIESTAADENVDATIYRMDIDQNITDNVMEVPGVPSFFFVKNGQVLGQHTGAIPEADFRSMIDKNNELPLSGEYLQYKPVPSQYQLVAGSHKKLTKRNLKKLWHSPKQLMTTAMSIHNNLNDARDLKAALVLANRSNEIAQEGMKMHLIAALESRLGRKKDALETAKNAREQLLQENQSIVEINKLIAQLS comes from the coding sequence ATGAAGCACATAGTTTTATCTTTTTTATCACTATTAGCCCTAACAAGCGCTCAAGCGCAAGACTACATTACTGACGATCAAGTCGAGAGTAAAATAATGGCTCAAGATGATGAGTTAAAGGTGTTTTATTTTACTGCGACCTGGTGTGGTCCATGTAAATACATGAAGCCGTTTATTGAAAGTACCGCGGCAGACGAGAACGTAGACGCTACGATTTACCGTATGGATATTGATCAAAATATCACAGATAATGTAATGGAAGTACCAGGCGTGCCTTCATTCTTTTTTGTGAAAAACGGTCAGGTATTGGGTCAACATACAGGTGCTATTCCAGAGGCTGATTTTAGATCCATGATTGATAAAAACAACGAGTTGCCCTTATCTGGCGAGTACCTACAGTACAAACCAGTACCGTCGCAATATCAACTGGTCGCTGGCTCACACAAGAAATTGACCAAGCGCAACCTAAAAAAATTGTGGCATAGTCCTAAACAACTCATGACCACGGCTATGTCTATTCATAATAACCTGAATGATGCTCGTGATTTAAAAGCTGCCCTGGTACTTGCTAATAGATCTAATGAGATTGCTCAAGAAGGTATGAAAATGCATTTAATTGCTGCCCTTGAATCGCGTCTGGGCAGAAAGAAGGATGCTCTAGAAACTGCCAAAAACGCCAGAGAACAACTATTGCAAGAGAATCAATCAATAGTGGAAATCAACAAACTGATTGCGCAGCTCTCATAA
- the purB gene encoding adenylosuccinate lyase, whose protein sequence is MSLQAISPIDGRYHSKVSDLSQYFSEAALIKYRVLIEVEYFIALSESGISQLQPLDPQTQEQLRDLYNKFSLEDAQKIKDIEKITNHDVKAVEYFLKDQFDALGLAKHKEFIHFGLTSQDINNTAIPLSIKDAMHEVYHNQLQEVIDRLEQLAADWKDIPMLARTHGQPASPTRLGKEINVYVTRLKKQQESLHQVPHAAKFGGATGNYNAHHVAFPQVDWKDFGTRFVEKQLGLSHSFPTTQIEHYDFIAALFDNLKRINTILLDLDKDIWTYISMDYFKQKIKAGEIGSSAMPHKVNPIDFENSEGNLGIANALFEHLAGKLPISRLQRDLTDSTVLRNVGVPLAHTIIAFKATLKGLNKLLLNEEKIAADLENNWAVVAEAIQTILRREAYPNPYEALKELTRTNEKITAASMSQFIDQLDVSDQLKIEMRAITPSNFTGI, encoded by the coding sequence ATGTCTTTACAAGCTATTTCTCCCATCGACGGTCGTTATCATTCAAAAGTTAGTGATCTATCCCAGTATTTTTCTGAGGCCGCACTCATAAAGTATCGTGTACTTATTGAGGTTGAATATTTTATAGCTTTAAGCGAAAGCGGAATTTCCCAACTACAACCTCTCGACCCACAAACTCAAGAACAACTTAGAGACCTTTATAACAAGTTTAGTCTTGAAGACGCTCAAAAGATCAAAGACATCGAGAAGATCACTAATCATGACGTCAAAGCAGTTGAGTATTTTCTCAAAGACCAGTTTGATGCGTTAGGACTGGCGAAACATAAAGAGTTTATCCACTTTGGACTTACCTCTCAAGACATCAATAATACAGCGATACCATTGAGTATTAAGGATGCCATGCACGAGGTTTACCACAACCAGTTGCAAGAAGTGATTGACAGGCTGGAACAACTTGCGGCAGACTGGAAAGATATCCCCATGCTGGCGCGCACGCATGGTCAACCAGCATCACCTACGCGATTAGGCAAAGAGATTAACGTGTATGTAACTAGACTTAAAAAGCAGCAGGAAAGCCTGCATCAAGTACCGCATGCGGCAAAATTTGGTGGTGCTACAGGAAATTATAATGCGCATCACGTGGCTTTTCCACAGGTGGACTGGAAGGATTTTGGTACTCGATTTGTAGAAAAGCAATTAGGCTTATCGCATAGTTTCCCGACTACTCAAATTGAGCACTATGATTTTATTGCTGCGTTATTTGACAACCTCAAGCGTATCAATACCATTTTATTAGATCTAGACAAGGATATCTGGACCTACATAAGCATGGATTACTTCAAGCAAAAGATCAAGGCTGGAGAGATAGGTTCCAGCGCGATGCCACACAAGGTGAATCCGATTGACTTTGAAAATAGTGAAGGAAATCTAGGTATCGCCAATGCGTTGTTTGAACACCTTGCAGGCAAACTACCTATCTCAAGATTGCAACGCGACCTAACAGATTCTACCGTGTTGCGCAACGTTGGTGTGCCACTAGCTCATACCATCATTGCCTTTAAAGCAACGCTTAAAGGATTAAACAAACTATTACTCAATGAGGAAAAGATTGCCGCAGATCTTGAGAACAATTGGGCTGTAGTTGCAGAGGCCATTCAAACGATCTTGCGTCGTGAGGCTTATCCCAATCCGTATGAAGCGCTAAAGGAACTTACTAGAACGAATGAAAAAATCACGGCTGCGAGCATGTCTCAATTTATCGATCAGCTGGATGTGAGCGACCAACTGAAGATTGAGATGCGTGCCATAACGCCTTCAAATTTCACTGGTATTTAA
- a CDS encoding DUF1223 domain-containing protein codes for MAYKPLTRTLMPIISMLCAFGILAFQHNENHDQDNSIVSQPVVQVVELFTSQGCSSCPPADKLLGTITDKENVIALSYHVDYWNRLGWKDQFSDSQFSTYQRNYAKALRSRVYTPQMVVNGSKEFVGSKSIELKKNLNSKSMVDLLTKPEVSRESNQLIAQIDLTEAPKYQQAYALAVLDKHVTQVTRGENAQKQLINSNIVIDRKALNSTNANITFDLPDDLNGSYRIAIILQDDDLNIVGAAMSDAY; via the coding sequence ATGGCTTATAAACCACTTACTAGAACCTTGATGCCCATTATTTCTATGCTATGTGCATTTGGAATACTGGCGTTTCAACATAATGAAAACCATGACCAAGATAATTCAATTGTCTCGCAACCTGTGGTTCAAGTTGTTGAATTATTTACCTCGCAAGGTTGTAGTAGCTGCCCACCAGCAGACAAATTACTAGGAACTATAACGGATAAGGAAAACGTTATTGCCTTGAGCTATCATGTAGATTACTGGAATAGGTTGGGATGGAAAGATCAATTTAGCGATTCTCAATTCTCTACATACCAACGCAATTATGCTAAAGCATTGAGATCTCGTGTTTACACACCTCAAATGGTGGTTAATGGCAGCAAAGAGTTTGTAGGTTCAAAGTCAATTGAATTAAAAAAGAATTTGAATTCAAAGTCTATGGTTGATTTATTGACAAAGCCAGAGGTGTCCCGAGAATCCAATCAACTTATCGCTCAAATAGATCTAACAGAAGCACCTAAGTATCAACAAGCATATGCTCTTGCAGTGCTGGACAAACATGTTACTCAGGTGACGCGTGGAGAAAATGCGCAAAAACAATTAATCAATTCAAATATCGTCATTGATCGCAAGGCGTTAAATTCAACGAATGCTAATATAACTTTTGATTTACCAGATGATCTAAATGGAAGTTATCGTATAGCAATCATTTTGCAGGATGATGATCTCAATATCGTGGGCGCGGCTATGAGCGATGCTTATTGA
- a CDS encoding DUF4159 domain-containing protein, which produces MSILSKTFLFFVIMLACSMVSAQQFAVLKYDGGGDWYSNPTAVPNLIEYCNDVLETSIQTQVDIVTPQSAQIFQYPFIHMTGHGNVVFDDQQIENLRKYLLSGGFLHIDDNYGMKPFLEKELVRLFPDLPLQELPASHPIFNSYKNFPQGLPKIHEHDGKRPQALGIFKDNRLLLLFTFESDLGDGWESPEVHNDPPEVRRKALDMGANIVKYVFTN; this is translated from the coding sequence ATGTCAATTTTGAGTAAAACTTTTTTATTTTTTGTAATCATGTTGGCTTGCAGCATGGTAAGCGCTCAACAATTTGCGGTACTCAAATATGATGGCGGTGGCGACTGGTATTCAAATCCTACCGCGGTTCCCAATTTGATAGAATACTGTAACGATGTGCTGGAAACAAGCATTCAAACACAAGTTGATATTGTAACGCCGCAAAGTGCACAAATATTTCAGTATCCATTTATTCATATGACAGGTCATGGTAATGTTGTATTTGACGATCAACAAATAGAAAATCTGAGAAAATATCTACTAAGTGGTGGTTTCTTACATATCGATGACAATTACGGTATGAAGCCTTTTTTAGAAAAAGAATTGGTGAGATTATTTCCTGACCTGCCTTTACAAGAGCTACCAGCCTCACATCCCATATTTAACAGCTACAAGAATTTTCCTCAAGGATTACCTAAAATTCATGAACACGATGGAAAAAGACCACAAGCATTGGGAATATTTAAGGATAACAGGCTATTACTTTTATTTACTTTTGAAAGCGATCTAGGTGATGGCTGGGAAAGTCCAGAAGTTCACAATGATCCACCAGAGGTGCGACGCAAGGCTCTAGATATGGGTGCTAATATTGTGAAGTACGTTTTTACCAACTAA
- a CDS encoding AI-2E family transporter: MSKNITPRIIAFGLLRALLVIAGVFALLWFLYEIQSVLLYIGVAAVVSLIGRPIVLFLRDKLNFPNTLAVIVTLLSIFCIIVGIILLVIPIITEQSENISRIDVEQVKEQLEVLNQEISNYFGIERVNVLDRIKQQEFYRNFDMEIVPTFVNGFFGTLGEFTIGLFSILFISFFLLKDSRLLLEGVLVFSKKGNEGQFLRAFTKIKQLLSRYFIGLIFQVLILFVLYSVILLALGVENAVIIAFFCALLNLIPYLGPAIGVLLMGAFVISDNLGANFTEVILPKLIVVGIGYAIIQLIDNFLNQPLIFGKSVKSHPLEIFIVILIAGLLFGVMGLVLAIPTYTAIKVISKEFLSEYKIVKKLTQDL, translated from the coding sequence ATGAGCAAGAACATTACGCCGCGTATAATCGCCTTTGGCCTACTTAGGGCACTTCTTGTCATTGCTGGTGTATTTGCATTGCTATGGTTTTTATATGAAATACAATCGGTTCTATTATATATAGGTGTTGCTGCAGTCGTTTCATTGATAGGAAGACCTATTGTCCTATTCTTAAGGGACAAGCTCAATTTCCCTAATACGCTAGCTGTTATTGTGACGCTGTTATCGATATTTTGCATCATCGTCGGTATTATTTTATTAGTGATACCTATAATTACAGAGCAAAGTGAGAACATTTCTCGTATAGATGTAGAACAGGTCAAAGAGCAACTAGAGGTTCTTAATCAGGAAATAAGCAACTACTTTGGTATTGAGCGCGTCAACGTTTTAGACAGAATAAAACAGCAGGAGTTCTATAGAAATTTTGATATGGAGATTGTCCCAACCTTTGTGAATGGATTCTTTGGTACACTAGGAGAATTTACCATTGGCTTATTCTCCATTTTATTCATTTCATTTTTCCTACTTAAGGACAGTCGGTTGTTACTTGAAGGTGTTTTGGTTTTTTCTAAAAAAGGAAACGAAGGTCAATTTTTAAGAGCATTTACTAAAATCAAGCAACTGCTCTCTCGATATTTTATCGGCCTCATATTTCAGGTCCTTATTCTTTTTGTTCTCTACAGTGTTATTCTACTTGCCTTGGGCGTAGAAAATGCAGTCATAATTGCATTCTTCTGTGCGCTGCTTAATTTGATACCCTACCTAGGACCTGCCATTGGCGTACTGCTAATGGGTGCATTTGTAATAAGCGATAACCTAGGAGCCAACTTTACTGAGGTGATCTTACCCAAATTAATTGTGGTAGGAATAGGTTATGCCATCATCCAGCTCATTGATAATTTTCTCAATCAGCCGCTCATTTTTGGTAAGTCTGTAAAGTCTCATCCGTTAGAGATATTCATTGTGATTCTCATTGCTGGATTACTGTTTGGCGTTATGGGATTAGTGCTGGCAATCCCAACGTACACAGCTATCAAAGTGATTTCTAAGGAATTCTTGAGCGAGTACAAGATCGTAAAGAAACTTACACAAGACCTGTAA
- a CDS encoding AAA family ATPase, which produces MNIESIKTLGDLKKSGWKSKSIKDELRDNLKQNIKNGVESFTGIHGYENTVIPELERAILSRHNINLLGLRGQAKTRLARLMTGLLDEYIPYITESEIHDDPLAPLSSSAQALVDEHGDDTPISWLYRDDRFYEKLATPDVTVADLIGDIDPIKAANLRLSYADDRVIHYGMIPRANRCIFVINELPDLQARIQVALFNILQEGDIQIRGFKLRLALDMQFIFTANPEDYTNRGSIVTPLKDRIGSQILTHYPESIEIAKTITQQEARNDARLKESIYVPELAQDILEQISFSARESEYVDEKSGVSARMSITAYENLLSTAERRSLINGDEKTTIRFSDFTGIIPAITGKIELVYEGEQEGAAFVANELIGEAIKTLFVQYFPEIKKLKKPDEETPYDKLVEWFFNNDGVELLDELSDSDYKQLLDQVTPLEDLIQKYQPEVPASDRYFYKEFILWALVELDKLSKKRFTEGYQFNDLYSDFVKGI; this is translated from the coding sequence ATGAATATAGAAAGCATTAAAACACTAGGAGATCTCAAGAAATCTGGGTGGAAGTCAAAATCCATAAAGGACGAGTTAAGAGATAACCTAAAACAGAATATCAAAAATGGCGTGGAATCATTCACAGGAATACATGGTTATGAAAATACCGTAATTCCAGAATTGGAACGAGCTATTTTATCACGACACAACATCAACTTATTAGGATTGCGTGGACAGGCAAAAACACGTTTGGCACGTCTCATGACTGGATTACTGGATGAATACATTCCATATATTACAGAGAGTGAGATCCACGACGATCCACTTGCGCCGTTATCTAGTTCTGCACAGGCATTAGTTGACGAGCATGGAGATGACACACCTATATCGTGGCTTTATCGTGACGATCGATTCTATGAGAAGCTCGCCACACCAGACGTTACAGTGGCAGATTTGATTGGAGATATTGACCCAATTAAAGCAGCTAATCTAAGATTAAGTTATGCTGATGATCGCGTGATTCACTATGGTATGATACCACGTGCTAATCGATGCATTTTTGTTATCAACGAGTTACCAGATCTACAGGCTAGAATTCAGGTAGCATTATTCAACATTCTACAAGAAGGCGACATACAAATACGTGGTTTTAAATTGAGGCTAGCGCTGGATATGCAATTTATATTTACTGCAAATCCAGAAGACTATACCAATCGCGGTAGCATCGTGACACCGCTCAAGGATCGTATAGGTTCCCAAATCTTGACGCACTATCCAGAATCCATAGAGATAGCTAAAACCATCACTCAACAAGAGGCGCGTAACGATGCTCGACTTAAAGAAAGTATTTATGTGCCAGAGCTAGCCCAAGATATTTTGGAGCAAATAAGCTTTAGCGCGCGTGAGAGTGAGTATGTGGATGAAAAAAGTGGCGTGAGTGCTCGTATGAGCATCACCGCATATGAAAATTTACTGAGCACCGCAGAGCGTCGATCGCTCATCAATGGAGATGAAAAAACTACCATCAGGTTTTCAGACTTTACGGGAATCATTCCTGCGATTACTGGTAAGATTGAATTGGTGTATGAAGGGGAGCAAGAAGGTGCAGCCTTTGTAGCAAACGAGTTGATAGGTGAAGCCATTAAGACGTTGTTTGTTCAGTATTTTCCAGAAATCAAGAAACTTAAAAAGCCAGACGAGGAAACACCGTATGACAAACTAGTTGAGTGGTTCTTCAATAATGATGGCGTTGAACTGCTGGATGAATTAAGCGATAGTGATTACAAACAGCTGCTGGATCAAGTGACGCCACTTGAGGATTTGATACAAAAATATCAGCCAGAAGTACCTGCGAGCGACCGCTATTTCTACAAAGAGTTCATCTTATGGGCTCTTGTGGAACTTGATAAATTAAGCAAGAAACGATTTACTGAAGGTTATCAGTTCAACGACTTATACAGCGATTTTGTAAAAGGCATTTAA